A window from Gemmatimonadota bacterium encodes these proteins:
- a CDS encoding response regulator transcription factor — translation MKLLVVEDERKVASFIKHGLEEEGYTVDVAVDGEEATLLAHVGDYDAILLDVMLPKKNGVQVAIELRREGRTTPILMLTSRDAPEDVVRGLDAGADDYLSKPFRFDELLARLRALTRRGGAQRLDMLQYDCVGMDRLQHRATVHGTTLDLTPKEFQLLEFFLLHAEEVIRRTTLLEKVWDLHFDPESNVVDVHVGNLRRKLNEAAGVPLLQTMRGVGFLLRREAVVS, via the coding sequence ATGAAGCTGCTGGTTGTGGAAGACGAGCGAAAGGTTGCCTCCTTCATCAAGCATGGGCTCGAGGAGGAGGGGTACACGGTGGATGTCGCGGTCGATGGGGAGGAGGCGACGCTGCTGGCCCATGTGGGCGACTATGACGCAATCCTGCTCGACGTGATGCTGCCGAAGAAGAACGGCGTGCAGGTGGCGATCGAATTGCGGCGCGAGGGCCGCACCACGCCGATCCTGATGCTCACCTCCCGCGACGCCCCGGAGGACGTGGTCCGCGGGTTGGACGCCGGGGCGGATGACTATCTCTCGAAGCCGTTCCGCTTCGACGAGTTGCTGGCACGACTGCGGGCACTGACGCGCCGGGGCGGAGCACAACGACTCGACATGCTTCAGTACGACTGCGTGGGAATGGATCGACTGCAGCACCGCGCCACCGTCCACGGGACGACACTCGACCTCACGCCGAAGGAGTTCCAGTTGCTGGAATTCTTCCTGCTGCACGCCGAAGAGGTGATCCGCAGGACGACGCTGCTCGAAAAAGTCTGGGACCTTCACTTTGACCCCGAGAGCAATGTGGTCGATGTCCACGTGGGCAACCTCCGGCGCAAGCTGAACGAAGCGGCCGGCGTGCCGCTCCTGCAGACGATGCGCGGCGTCGGGTTCCTGCTTCGTCGCGAAGCGGTGGTGTCATGA
- a CDS encoding GAF domain-containing protein — protein MKVSSIITARPQRPATRRTAPTSNSGKQEGERMEGLVLAGLALTSEASLEGVLHRVVAIAAEVIGARYTAIGVLAPDGLVLERFVTHGISDEEREVMGAPPRGHGVLGLLLREGRPIRLPDLVRHPDSCGFPPHHPPMHSFLGVPITGRRGIIGNLYLTEKQGGDQFSADDEHVAILLAAMSAAAVENARLHEESARLLDEVHQLQRTRERFFAMVNHELRNALAAVYGWSELLVRKQDRATAPREAFEVYDAAQQAIDLISDLLDLSRLDEDRLKPVVRRVDAVALAHRATGRATPAASAKSIRLAMELADDLPTIETDASRVEQILMNLLTNAIKYSPAETMVRLSVRPEGAMVRYLVEDEGPGIREEEAERIFDVYVTTAEGEKQGVGLGLPLSRRLARLLGGDLDTVPRAGCGCFYLDLPTVRKSP, from the coding sequence ATGAAGGTTTCTTCAATCATCACGGCACGACCGCAGCGACCCGCGACCAGAAGGACGGCGCCCACGAGCAATTCCGGCAAGCAGGAAGGCGAACGGATGGAGGGGCTGGTGCTCGCGGGACTCGCCCTCACCTCGGAGGCGTCCCTGGAGGGCGTGCTCCACCGCGTGGTCGCGATCGCCGCGGAGGTGATCGGCGCCCGGTACACGGCGATCGGTGTGCTCGCCCCGGACGGCCTGGTGCTCGAGCGCTTCGTCACGCATGGCATCAGTGACGAGGAACGGGAAGTGATGGGCGCGCCGCCCCGAGGCCATGGCGTCCTCGGCCTGCTGCTCCGGGAAGGGCGCCCGATCCGCCTCCCGGACCTGGTCCGCCACCCCGATTCCTGTGGCTTTCCCCCGCACCATCCGCCGATGCATTCCTTCCTCGGCGTACCGATCACCGGTCGGCGCGGGATCATCGGGAATCTCTACCTGACCGAGAAGCAGGGTGGCGACCAGTTCAGTGCCGACGACGAACACGTCGCCATCCTGCTCGCCGCGATGTCGGCGGCCGCGGTGGAGAATGCGCGGTTGCATGAAGAGAGCGCCCGGCTGCTGGACGAGGTGCACCAGCTCCAGCGGACTCGCGAGCGGTTCTTCGCGATGGTCAATCACGAATTGCGCAACGCACTCGCCGCCGTGTATGGCTGGTCAGAGCTGTTGGTCCGCAAGCAGGATCGTGCGACGGCTCCGCGAGAGGCATTCGAGGTGTATGACGCCGCCCAGCAGGCCATCGACCTGATCAGCGACCTGCTCGACCTGAGTCGACTCGATGAGGATCGCCTCAAGCCGGTGGTGCGACGTGTCGACGCGGTCGCGCTGGCCCACCGGGCGACGGGACGGGCGACACCCGCGGCCAGTGCCAAGTCGATCCGGCTGGCGATGGAGCTTGCGGATGACCTGCCCACGATCGAAACCGACGCCAGCCGCGTGGAACAGATCCTGATGAACCTGCTCACCAACGCCATCAAGTACAGCCCCGCCGAGACCATGGTGCGGCTCTCGGTGCGTCCCGAGGGCGCGATGGTCCGCTATCTGGTCGAGGATGAGGGGCCCGGCATCCGCGAGGAGGAAGCCGAGCGGATCTTCGACGTGTATGTGACCACTGCCGAAGGGGAGAAACAGGGGGTCGGGCTCGGCCTGCCGCTCTCGCGACGATTGGCCCGCCTCCTGGGCGGGGACCTCGACACCGTGCCCCGTGCGGGCTGCGGCTGCTTCTACCTCGACCTCCCGACTGTTCGGAAGTCCCCATGA
- a CDS encoding Rieske 2Fe-2S domain-containing protein, with protein MSDSTGPNEDAACEGCELTRPRREFLKEIGLAAMGALLLAGIPAELAATMRPRDVAASGRVGADPTYPVPAADGVQIDKVNEVILVRWQGSVWAFNLSCPHQRTALRWTDAKHEFQCPKHKSRYQPDGTFIAGRATRNMDRFSITHTGTEVIVHVGAMHKSDADQASWSASVVKL; from the coding sequence GTGAGCGATAGTACTGGCCCCAACGAAGACGCCGCCTGCGAAGGCTGCGAATTGACCCGGCCCCGCCGGGAATTCCTGAAGGAGATCGGCCTGGCCGCGATGGGCGCCTTGCTCCTGGCCGGCATCCCGGCCGAGTTGGCCGCGACGATGCGGCCGCGGGACGTGGCGGCCAGCGGCCGTGTCGGCGCCGATCCGACCTACCCCGTGCCGGCGGCCGATGGCGTGCAGATCGACAAGGTGAACGAGGTGATCCTGGTGCGCTGGCAGGGCAGCGTCTGGGCGTTCAACCTCTCCTGCCCGCACCAGCGGACGGCGTTGCGGTGGACCGATGCCAAGCACGAATTCCAGTGCCCGAAGCACAAGTCGCGCTACCAGCCCGACGGCACCTTCATCGCCGGGCGCGCCACCCGCAACATGGATCGCTTCTCGATCACCCATACCGGGACCGAAGTCATCGTCCACGTCGGGGCGATGCACAAAAGCGACGCGGACCAGGCAAGCTGGTCCGCGTCGGTGGTAAAACTCTGA